In Rhodovulum sulfidophilum DSM 1374, the following are encoded in one genomic region:
- the msrA gene encoding peptide-methionine (S)-S-oxide reductase MsrA: MAMSLKTIKPVLLICALVLGYMAEGAKARAAEAETAIFAGGCFWCVEADFESVPGVSGVVSGYTGGDVEDPSYRQVARGGTGHVEAVEITYDPAVISYEKLVSLFFRSVDPTDAGGQFCDRGKTYTTAIFVSDPAERRVAEQAKADAGQALGAPVATEIRPAATFWPAEAYHQDYYRSRALILTRFGPKTKAEAYKLYRKACGRDERVRALWGDAAPFAGS, encoded by the coding sequence ATGGCGATGTCCCTCAAGACGATAAAACCGGTCCTGCTGATTTGCGCGCTCGTGCTCGGCTACATGGCCGAGGGCGCCAAGGCCAGAGCCGCCGAGGCGGAAACGGCGATCTTCGCGGGCGGCTGCTTCTGGTGCGTCGAGGCCGATTTCGAAAGCGTTCCGGGCGTGAGCGGGGTGGTCTCGGGCTATACCGGCGGCGATGTCGAGGACCCGAGCTACCGGCAGGTGGCGCGCGGCGGCACCGGCCATGTCGAGGCTGTCGAGATCACCTATGACCCGGCCGTCATCAGCTATGAAAAGCTTGTCTCGCTGTTCTTCCGTTCGGTCGATCCGACCGATGCGGGCGGCCAGTTCTGCGACCGGGGCAAGACCTATACGACCGCAATTTTCGTCTCTGATCCGGCCGAAAGACGCGTGGCCGAACAGGCGAAGGCCGACGCCGGACAGGCCCTCGGCGCGCCAGTCGCGACCGAGATCCGGCCCGCCGCGACCTTCTGGCCGGCCGAGGCCTATCACCAGGACTATTACCGGAGCCGCGCGCTGATCCTGACCCGCTTCGGGCCGAAGACCAAGGCCGAGGCCTACAAGCTCTACCGCAAGGCCTGCGGCCGCGACGAGAGGGTGCGCGCACTCTGGGGCGACGCAGCCCCCTTCGCCGGGTCGTGA